A section of the Hippea sp. KM1 genome encodes:
- a CDS encoding Fur family transcriptional regulator, translated as MINVRDLLNNTDLKATPQRLAILEEIHKAGHIDLETIYRNISERFPSVSLATVYKNIHTLRDKGIIKELAIKGAKPKYEIAAQKPHHHLICKVCGEVIDVEIDTSFLKDQLKDLKDFEISNCDIYCYGVCSKCKNKSDS; from the coding sequence ATGATTAATGTTAGAGACTTGTTAAATAATACGGATTTAAAGGCAACACCCCAAAGGCTGGCAATCTTGGAGGAGATCCACAAGGCAGGCCATATCGATTTAGAAACCATTTACAGAAATATCAGTGAGAGATTCCCCTCTGTTTCTTTAGCAACGGTTTATAAAAACATACACACATTGCGGGATAAGGGCATAATAAAGGAATTGGCCATCAAGGGAGCCAAACCAAAATACGAGATAGCCGCCCAGAAACCGCACCACCACCTCATATGCAAGGTCTGCGGAGAGGTGATAGATGTGGAGATCGATACGAGCTTTCTAAAAGACCAGCTAAAGGATTTAAAGGATTTTGAGATATCGAATTGCGATATATACTGCTACGGCGTATGTAGCAAGTGTAAAAACAAGTCAGATTCCTAA
- a CDS encoding ABC transporter ATP-binding protein, whose translation MIRAENLTKSFGTQRVLDGLNLTIERGKITVIIGKSGAGKSVLLKHLIGLLRPDEGKIMFEDKDITKLSERELKAVRLNFGVLFQDAALFDSLNVFENVAFPVIEHKLIRGKKQLKEAVKETLRLVNLENIEHKIPSELSGGMRKRVGLARAIITKPKVIFFDEPTTGLDPITSMAIAKLIKQMQQKLSTTCFIISHDLSLTFKIADRIGFLHEGKIMEFGDKQTIINSKNPVVREFLESYFTGEEDG comes from the coding sequence ATGATAAGGGCTGAGAATCTGACAAAGAGCTTTGGCACCCAACGGGTGCTTGATGGCCTAAACCTGACCATAGAGAGGGGCAAGATAACGGTTATCATAGGCAAAAGCGGAGCAGGCAAAAGCGTGCTTTTAAAACACCTGATAGGGCTTTTAAGGCCCGATGAAGGCAAAATCATGTTTGAGGATAAAGATATAACAAAACTATCCGAAAGGGAATTAAAGGCTGTCAGGTTGAATTTCGGTGTCCTGTTTCAGGATGCGGCACTGTTTGATTCCTTAAATGTTTTTGAAAATGTTGCTTTTCCCGTTATTGAGCATAAACTTATAAGGGGAAAGAAGCAGTTAAAAGAGGCTGTAAAGGAGACATTGAGGCTGGTAAATTTAGAAAACATAGAGCATAAGATACCATCTGAACTATCTGGAGGTATGAGAAAGAGGGTGGGGCTTGCAAGGGCTATCATAACCAAACCCAAGGTCATATTCTTCGATGAGCCCACAACAGGCCTGGACCCCATCACATCCATGGCGATAGCAAAACTGATAAAGCAGATGCAGCAGAAACTATCGACCACCTGTTTTATAATCAGCCACGACCTCTCTTTAACATTCAAGATAGCCGACAGGATAGGCTTTCTGCATGAGGGTAAAATTATGGAATTTGGAGACAAACAAACGATCATAAACTCAAAAAACCCCGTGGTAAGGGAATTTCTGGAAAGTTATTTCACAGGAGAAGAAGATGGGTAA
- a CDS encoding MlaD family protein has translation MGNRKAEVIVGLFILLVLGVLTWLTTQMGKLNLNKKPTYTIYATFRDVSGLDLNTKVKVAGVDVGYIKNIGLKDGKAVVVLSIYKQYKIPKDSIAIIKSKSLLGEKYLQIKFGNSSQYLSNGDYIASTVSPTDLGTLITNINKVFNNQNRQNIAEALKEIRVLSQHLNELVDENRNAIKSAIDNFNTSMETLAQILKENRQDVRLAIENAKQAMNKLNETLENVYLLSANLRQGKGSLGKLLVDDDLYNNIDNASRYIESITKKIDSGKGTLGKLVNDEDVYNNLNDTLKSIKTYLTRGDQIALNIYAANEANFRDSYSKGYVYADIYTMPDKFYRVGVVSEKDYKNTTDPSHDDTKARFIAMIGKRYYNIVLRGGIMESTFGFGADYYMLNDQLKASLDVFDFNHTNDIRDKRAHLKLQLTYRLLRHFDLFGGVDEILNSKTRSAFAGIGVEFSSDDAKYLISKAPSISPK, from the coding sequence ATGGGTAATAGAAAAGCAGAGGTTATTGTTGGTCTGTTTATATTGTTGGTTTTGGGTGTTCTGACTTGGCTTACAACACAGATGGGCAAACTAAACCTAAACAAGAAACCCACATACACCATCTATGCAACCTTCAGGGATGTATCGGGTCTGGATCTAAACACCAAGGTCAAGGTGGCGGGCGTTGATGTCGGATACATAAAAAACATAGGGCTAAAGGACGGCAAGGCCGTCGTGGTCTTAAGTATTTACAAGCAATACAAAATACCCAAAGACTCAATAGCCATAATAAAGAGCAAGAGTCTATTGGGTGAGAAATACCTGCAGATAAAATTCGGAAACTCCAGTCAATACCTATCAAACGGCGATTACATAGCAAGCACTGTATCACCAACAGATTTAGGGACGCTCATTACAAACATAAACAAGGTATTCAACAACCAGAACAGGCAAAACATCGCCGAAGCATTAAAAGAAATCAGGGTCTTATCACAGCATCTAAACGAATTGGTCGATGAGAATAGAAACGCCATAAAATCGGCCATAGATAACTTCAACACATCGATGGAGACCTTAGCCCAGATATTGAAGGAAAACAGGCAGGATGTAAGGCTGGCTATAGAGAATGCAAAACAGGCGATGAACAAGCTCAACGAGACGCTTGAGAATGTTTACCTCTTAAGCGCCAACCTAAGGCAGGGCAAGGGCAGTTTGGGCAAGCTACTTGTGGATGATGACCTATATAACAACATAGACAACGCCTCACGATACATAGAAAGCATCACCAAAAAGATAGACAGCGGCAAGGGCACCCTGGGCAAACTCGTAAACGATGAGGATGTTTACAATAACCTCAACGACACACTCAAAAGCATAAAGACATACCTAACAAGGGGCGACCAGATAGCCCTGAATATATACGCAGCCAACGAGGCAAATTTCAGGGATTCATACAGCAAGGGTTATGTGTATGCAGACATATACACAATGCCGGATAAGTTTTACAGGGTGGGTGTCGTGTCTGAGAAGGATTACAAAAACACAACAGACCCATCCCACGACGACACAAAAGCCAGATTTATCGCAATGATCGGAAAGCGCTATTACAACATCGTTTTAAGGGGCGGCATAATGGAATCCACCTTCGGATTTGGGGCGGATTACTACATGTTAAACGATCAGCTCAAGGCAAGCTTAGATGTCTTTGACTTCAACCATACAAACGACATAAGGGACAAAAGGGCCCATCTGAAACTCCAGCTAACATACAGGCTCTTAAGGCACTTTGACCTATTTGGAGGGGTTGATGAGATACTCAACTCCAAAACCCGTTCGGCCTTTGCGGGTATCGGCGTTGAGTTTTCAAGCGACGATGCCAAATACCTCATATCGAAGGCACCATCCATATCGCCTAAATAA
- the coaE gene encoding dephospho-CoA kinase (Dephospho-CoA kinase (CoaE) performs the final step in coenzyme A biosynthesis.) — protein sequence MKFIGLTGSIATGKSFVGAMFGQLGCYVIDADELAHGVYAKGEKAYFEIIKAFGDGVLDEEGNIDRKKLGRIVLKDREKLRLLEGIVHPQIEKKRKELLDEIEKRDKNAIVIYDVPLLFEKNLASLFDCVIVVWADEDTQLKRLMQRNGLSKEEALKRIRLQMPVDEKKRLADIVIDNSDGIERTKAQVLAVFEKIKNGHIC from the coding sequence GTGAAGTTTATAGGGTTAACGGGCTCTATTGCCACGGGTAAATCCTTTGTAGGTGCTATGTTTGGTCAGCTTGGTTGTTATGTAATTGATGCCGATGAGCTTGCCCATGGTGTTTATGCCAAGGGCGAGAAGGCCTATTTTGAAATAATCAAGGCATTTGGCGATGGCGTGCTGGATGAGGAGGGTAATATAGACAGAAAAAAACTTGGCCGAATTGTTCTTAAGGATAGAGAAAAACTAAGACTCCTTGAGGGCATTGTTCATCCCCAGATTGAAAAGAAGAGAAAGGAATTACTCGATGAGATAGAAAAAAGGGATAAAAATGCCATAGTTATATATGATGTGCCGCTGTTGTTTGAGAAAAACTTGGCCTCGCTGTTTGATTGTGTGATCGTTGTCTGGGCTGATGAGGATACCCAGCTTAAGCGCCTCATGCAGCGCAACGGCTTATCCAAGGAAGAGGCCCTAAAGAGGATAAGGCTTCAGATGCCTGTGGATGAGAAGAAGAGATTGGCAGATATTGTTATAGACAACTCAGACGGCATAGAAAGGACAAAGGCTCAGGTTTTGGCTGTTTTTGAGAAGATAAAAAACGGCCATATCTGCTAA
- a CDS encoding rhodanese-like domain-containing protein, with product MKKFYASVAMAVVIAFGGYNAQAGTPVSKRKMEIAKQHIQQVSVQEAANMKGAIFVDVRSLPEYKAGHVPGAVWAPRGLLDFKALKWFPDKTKTYIVYCKTGGRGSISTYDMVQLGYKAYNLKGGFLAWKKAGEPIEKGAPKGMGKGVK from the coding sequence ATGAAAAAGTTTTATGCTTCCGTGGCAATGGCGGTGGTTATAGCTTTTGGTGGCTATAACGCTCAAGCTGGAACCCCTGTTTCAAAGAGGAAGATGGAGATTGCCAAGCAGCATATCCAGCAGGTCAGCGTTCAAGAGGCAGCCAACATGAAAGGTGCTATCTTTGTTGATGTCAGGAGCCTGCCAGAGTATAAGGCGGGGCATGTTCCTGGAGCTGTTTGGGCACCCAGGGGATTGTTGGATTTTAAGGCCTTGAAGTGGTTCCCCGACAAGACAAAGACATACATAGTTTACTGCAAGACCGGTGGAAGGGGCTCAATCTCCACATACGACATGGTTCAGCTGGGATACAAGGCCTATAACCTGAAGGGTGGATTCTTGGCCTGGAAGAAGGCCGGTGAGCCTATAGAGAAGGGTGCACCAAAAGGTATGGGCAAGGGTGTAAAGTAA
- a CDS encoding Crp/Fnr family transcriptional regulator translates to MGEIGAFLKEIDIFNNFKQIEDIEKRVRIKHYSKNEIVYLEGDIVDRFMILKSGKIEVYRDDESGKKLTLWYIRPKEPFCLAAYVLGRAVSNIKSVDRSTVYYINRRDMESILKKYPELYPRILHHVSERLSAKANILHRVALGNAKKRIYEVLMDENYILSDKDGNIIPLTQNEIASLSGVCRETVCRVLSELRKNGILDIHQRQIVLKDLKKLEYYCDSN, encoded by the coding sequence ATGGGTGAAATAGGAGCTTTTTTAAAAGAGATAGATATATTCAACAATTTTAAGCAGATAGAAGATATAGAGAAGCGGGTTAGAATAAAACATTACTCAAAGAACGAGATAGTTTATCTTGAAGGCGATATTGTTGATAGGTTTATGATACTAAAGAGCGGCAAGATAGAGGTTTACAGGGATGATGAAAGCGGCAAGAAGTTGACCTTGTGGTATATAAGACCAAAGGAGCCGTTCTGCCTTGCCGCATATGTCTTGGGAAGGGCCGTTTCTAACATCAAGTCGGTGGACAGATCGACGGTGTATTACATAAACCGCAGGGATATGGAGTCGATTTTAAAGAAATATCCCGAACTATACCCCAGGATACTCCACCATGTATCCGAGAGGCTTTCTGCAAAGGCCAACATACTCCACAGGGTCGCCCTGGGTAATGCAAAGAAGAGGATCTATGAGGTTTTGATGGATGAGAATTACATCCTCAGCGATAAGGACGGCAATATCATACCGTTAACCCAGAATGAGATTGCATCCCTAAGCGGCGTGTGCAGGGAGACGGTCTGCAGGGTGCTCTCAGAGCTCAGAAAAAACGGTATATTGGATATACACCAAAGGCAGATAGTTTTAAAGGATTTGAAGAAGTTGGAGTACTATTGCGACTCCAACTGA
- a CDS encoding DMT family transporter: protein MSFVALSFVIFSALMHASYNFLYKRSKLKIIYLWSMFAFSIIVMSAYSLLFGGGAIFHNLSSKTLILAALAAIFFTLYQVYTGKAYAMAEGDLSVVYPLSITAPLYIPFLAYVLIGEKITVITFTGIALALVGTYLLQLNVPLSQLRFKKIDLKKKHIRYAAFAGFIYSFGAVVDKIGVGKKEFFIYTYWVVVFMFIYMSLNILRNRILRKEVFYCVSRSMGLVIAGGVFLTLSFLSYRYAMQLACVSATAGARQISSLFGVLMGIFILKEPYGSLRFFATLLVVLGVILIKIG from the coding sequence ATGAGTTTTGTTGCTCTAAGTTTTGTTATATTCTCAGCCCTTATGCACGCCTCATACAACTTCCTCTATAAACGCAGCAAACTTAAAATTATATACCTCTGGAGCATGTTTGCCTTCTCCATAATCGTAATGTCTGCATATTCATTGTTGTTTGGTGGGGGTGCAATCTTTCATAATTTAAGCTCAAAAACGCTTATACTTGCAGCCCTGGCCGCCATTTTCTTTACGCTCTATCAGGTATATACGGGTAAGGCCTATGCTATGGCAGAGGGCGATCTTTCTGTTGTTTATCCGCTGAGTATTACCGCCCCTTTGTATATACCGTTTCTTGCATATGTCTTGATAGGCGAAAAGATTACTGTGATTACATTTACAGGGATAGCCTTAGCCTTGGTTGGGACATACCTGTTGCAGTTGAATGTGCCTTTGAGCCAGTTGAGGTTTAAAAAGATCGATCTAAAGAAGAAACACATTCGCTATGCCGCCTTTGCCGGGTTTATATATTCATTCGGCGCTGTTGTGGATAAGATCGGTGTGGGCAAAAAGGAGTTTTTTATCTATACATACTGGGTTGTGGTGTTTATGTTTATCTATATGAGCCTAAACATACTCCGTAATCGGATTTTAAGAAAAGAGGTGTTTTACTGCGTATCCAGATCAATGGGTTTGGTTATTGCAGGCGGTGTGTTTTTGACCCTATCGTTTTTAAGCTATAGGTATGCTATGCAGCTTGCCTGTGTATCTGCAACGGCTGGCGCAAGACAGATAAGTTCACTATTTGGGGTCTTGATGGGTATATTCATACTCAAGGAGCCCTATGGCTCTTTGAGGTTCTTTGCCACGCTTTTGGTTGTCTTGGGCGTTATATTGATCAAGATCGGTTGA
- the alr gene encoding alanine racemase gives MNFHSRSIVHLDNLHHNFQKISEFVGKNTSIIPVIKADAYGHGIIRIAKELSIYPNVAYLGIAHIKEGAMLRKRGIKKPILAMSCLDSFDINTMLEFNITPVAHNIFLLERLIEHAKNNSITIKLHLKFDTGMARLGIREEEVQKAIELCRKNSKYLKIDGLMSHFSDSESDADWTRLQLKRFKDIVSLFNDYGIYPRLTHIANSGAILSSKETHLNCVRPGLAMYGYAPSEPLKKIIDLKPVLEIQSQLINIHILKKGEGISYSRTFVAEKDMRVGVVAFGYADGLPRTISNRFRCLVNGQFSRSIGTICMDMFMCDLSDIDAKVSDDVVILGQQNGLSITADELAKKAGTIAYEILTNIGKSIRVKRVYKQ, from the coding sequence ATGAACTTTCACAGCAGATCAATTGTCCATTTAGATAACCTTCACCACAACTTTCAAAAGATAAGCGAATTTGTGGGCAAAAACACAAGCATAATACCCGTGATAAAGGCTGATGCTTACGGACACGGCATCATCAGGATAGCAAAGGAGCTATCGATCTATCCCAATGTGGCCTATTTAGGCATAGCCCACATAAAAGAAGGCGCTATGCTAAGAAAGAGGGGCATAAAGAAACCCATATTAGCCATGAGCTGTCTGGATTCCTTCGATATAAACACGATGCTTGAGTTCAACATAACGCCCGTGGCCCACAACATCTTCCTCTTAGAAAGGCTCATAGAGCATGCAAAAAACAACTCCATAACCATAAAACTCCATCTGAAGTTTGATACGGGTATGGCCAGGCTTGGCATAAGGGAGGAGGAGGTTCAAAAGGCCATAGAGCTGTGCAGGAAAAACTCAAAATACCTAAAGATAGACGGATTGATGTCGCACTTCAGCGACTCAGAATCAGACGCAGACTGGACAAGGCTCCAGCTAAAAAGGTTCAAAGACATAGTATCGCTATTCAACGATTATGGCATATATCCAAGACTCACCCACATAGCCAACTCAGGGGCTATACTATCATCAAAGGAGACACATCTAAACTGCGTAAGGCCGGGTCTTGCCATGTATGGGTATGCACCATCGGAGCCGTTGAAAAAAATTATTGACCTAAAGCCTGTTTTAGAGATACAATCACAACTGATTAACATACACATTCTTAAGAAGGGTGAAGGGATAAGCTATTCGAGAACCTTTGTGGCAGAAAAGGATATGAGGGTGGGCGTGGTGGCGTTTGGCTATGCAGACGGACTCCCCCGCACTATATCCAATAGGTTTAGATGCCTGGTAAATGGGCAGTTTTCAAGATCCATAGGGACTATTTGTATGGATATGTTTATGTGTGATTTAAGCGATATAGACGCTAAGGTCTCAGACGATGTGGTAATATTGGGCCAGCAGAACGGGCTCAGCATAACGGCAGACGAGCTTGCTAAAAAGGCAGGCACCATAGCGTATGAGATATTGACAAATATTGGCAAAAGCATAAGGGTAAAGAGGGTCTATAAACAGTGA
- a CDS encoding TorD/DmsD family molecular chaperone translates to MDRPNTSPSFLAGRRAFSLDVKGLSVALGLCADLLFYPDEDIRQDLKNLFGLVNISTEEVEGLLEGLSLEDLQAHYIALFDVNRESIQCVPYESWWQKGRLMGDVAIELKDFYRSCGFDFNEDEFKMPADHVSLQIAFICRLLDEGMVDEACFMINKHTDWIGRLYSCVEQRSKIYGKLLRITLDLINDIKEGELCRRES, encoded by the coding sequence ATGGATAGACCGAACACAAGCCCTTCTTTCTTGGCTGGAAGAAGGGCTTTTTCTTTAGATGTAAAAGGGCTATCGGTGGCGTTGGGCCTGTGTGCCGATCTGCTTTTTTATCCTGATGAGGATATCAGGCAGGATTTGAAGAATCTGTTTGGGTTGGTGAACATTTCCACAGAAGAGGTGGAAGGGTTGTTGGAAGGTTTGAGTTTGGAGGATCTGCAGGCCCATTACATAGCCCTGTTTGATGTAAACAGGGAGAGTATCCAGTGTGTCCCTTATGAATCTTGGTGGCAAAAGGGGCGCCTGATGGGTGATGTTGCGATTGAGCTGAAGGATTTTTATAGATCATGCGGCTTTGATTTTAATGAAGATGAGTTCAAGATGCCTGCAGACCATGTTTCATTGCAGATCGCCTTTATCTGTCGGCTTTTGGATGAAGGTATGGTTGATGAGGCCTGCTTTATGATTAACAAGCATACCGACTGGATAGGCAGGCTTTATAGCTGCGTTGAGCAAAGGAGCAAGATTTATGGTAAACTGCTTCGTATCACCCTTGATCTTATAAACGATATAAAAGAGGGGGAACTATGTCGGAGGGAATCTTAA
- a CDS encoding branched-chain amino acid aminotransferase, with protein sequence MEIDYQLKPKSQRRTEEFVPDKPLPFGLLRTDHMFVMDYEDGEWKNPRIVPYGPVELPPGAIVLHYGQAIFEGAKAFQHEDGEIYTFRIDKNARRMNRSAEILCIPKIDEDIQIEAIEALIDVDRLWFPKQEGASLYIRPFIFATQDSLGVHPSVSYKFMVMLSPSGPYYPQGFTKPIKLLITKRFHRAAPGGTGSAKAAGNYAASLQAGEFAKRFGASQVLYLDVNNEYIEEAGAMNHFHITSDGTVVIPEFTDTILRSITSESVMELSGRMGIDVKQERVRIDEFVEGVKSGAIVEAGGFGTAAVVSPVGEYVFEDGTSIIVGNNEVGNYTKRIYEYYTGIQTGKIEAPQGWLKKVPRRV encoded by the coding sequence ATGGAGATAGATTATCAATTGAAACCAAAAAGCCAACGGAGAACAGAGGAGTTTGTGCCAGATAAGCCCCTGCCGTTTGGCCTTCTAAGGACAGACCACATGTTTGTGATGGACTATGAGGATGGTGAGTGGAAAAATCCCAGGATAGTGCCGTATGGCCCTGTAGAGCTGCCACCCGGTGCAATTGTTTTGCACTATGGACAGGCCATATTTGAGGGGGCAAAGGCCTTTCAGCATGAGGATGGCGAGATATACACCTTTAGAATAGATAAAAACGCCAGGCGCATGAATAGATCGGCCGAGATACTCTGCATACCGAAGATAGATGAGGATATACAGATAGAGGCCATAGAGGCCTTGATAGATGTGGATAGGTTGTGGTTTCCAAAGCAGGAGGGTGCATCCCTCTATATAAGGCCTTTTATCTTTGCCACACAGGATTCCTTGGGTGTTCATCCTTCGGTAAGCTATAAGTTCATGGTTATGCTCTCACCAAGCGGACCGTATTATCCTCAGGGCTTTACAAAACCCATAAAACTTTTGATAACAAAGAGATTCCACAGGGCCGCCCCCGGGGGCACAGGCTCTGCTAAGGCTGCTGGCAACTATGCCGCAAGCCTTCAGGCGGGTGAGTTTGCAAAGAGGTTTGGTGCAAGTCAGGTGCTGTATTTGGATGTAAACAACGAGTATATAGAAGAAGCGGGTGCCATGAACCATTTCCACATAACATCAGACGGCACGGTCGTTATACCCGAGTTTACCGACACGATCTTGCGCTCCATAACCTCTGAGAGCGTTATGGAACTCTCTGGCAGAATGGGCATAGATGTGAAGCAGGAAAGGGTTAGAATAGATGAGTTTGTTGAGGGTGTAAAGAGCGGTGCTATAGTTGAGGCGGGCGGATTTGGAACGGCGGCTGTTGTTTCGCCTGTTGGTGAGTATGTATTTGAGGATGGCACATCGATAATCGTGGGCAATAACGAGGTTGGTAACTACACAAAGAGGATATACGAATACTATACAGGTATCCAAACCGGCAAGATAGAAGCCCCGCAAGGATGGCTTAAGAAGGTTCCAAGAAGGGTATGA
- a CDS encoding menaquinone biosynthetic enzyme MqnA/MqnD family protein: protein MKVALVEFLNAVPLYYALKKGIIENDFEFISAVPSQCARLLFSGAVDISNVSVVEYVNSEKYRILSDGCISTDKRVKSVVMFLKKPINRIRRVKLDRNSKTSVALIKVLFRFKYNLSVDYVYDGDADCELVIGDRALERLKNTQEGVLDLAVEWFDFTQLPFVFAVWITNKELDDKIKEKFYLSKEVGKKLTKTICSEFSHLIDEKGCFEYLTSNLSYDLTQEKRKAIEVFFDYAYRCGAISNNRPLEFI, encoded by the coding sequence ATGAAGGTAGCCTTAGTTGAATTCCTAAACGCCGTTCCCCTCTATTATGCCCTAAAGAAGGGTATCATAGAAAACGATTTTGAATTTATATCTGCGGTGCCGAGCCAGTGCGCTCGGCTTCTGTTTAGTGGAGCCGTCGATATAAGCAATGTGTCTGTTGTGGAATATGTAAACTCCGAAAAATATAGAATACTATCCGATGGCTGTATATCGACAGATAAACGGGTCAAAAGCGTTGTTATGTTTTTAAAGAAACCGATAAACCGGATAAGGCGTGTTAAGCTTGATAGAAACTCCAAAACCTCAGTCGCTCTAATAAAGGTGCTTTTTAGGTTTAAATACAACCTAAGCGTGGATTATGTCTATGACGGTGATGCCGACTGTGAGTTGGTGATCGGTGATAGGGCATTAGAAAGGTTAAAAAACACCCAGGAGGGTGTTTTGGATCTGGCTGTGGAATGGTTTGATTTTACCCAGTTGCCGTTTGTCTTTGCCGTGTGGATCACAAACAAAGAGTTAGATGATAAAATCAAGGAAAAGTTCTATCTGTCCAAGGAGGTGGGCAAAAAGCTAACAAAAACCATCTGCTCTGAGTTTTCTCACCTCATTGATGAGAAGGGATGCTTTGAATACCTAACATCAAACCTATCCTATGATTTGACACAGGAGAAGAGGAAAGCCATAGAGGTTTTTTTTGATTATGCCTATCGCTGCGGGGCTATATCAAACAACCGCCCCCTTGAGTTTATTTAG
- a CDS encoding endonuclease III domain-containing protein: MRGVLIDIFHRLLDRYSNQNWWPADTKDEIVIGAVLTQNTAWRNVERAIENLKRSNLCSLDGINSADIDVLKENIKPAGFFNQKASYLKNIAAFFCQHGGFDGLNRLDTARLRKMLLSVKGIGKETADSILLYVFDRPIFVVDAYTKRLLKRHGIAHEAEYDQIQRIFMENLPCDVGLFKEYHALIVRNAKEFCKTRPDCSGCPLEGLL; the protein is encoded by the coding sequence GTGAGGGGTGTGTTGATTGATATTTTTCATAGGCTCTTGGATAGGTATTCGAATCAGAACTGGTGGCCTGCAGATACCAAGGATGAGATCGTTATAGGTGCCGTTTTGACCCAGAATACCGCATGGCGTAATGTTGAAAGGGCCATAGAAAACCTAAAAAGGTCTAATCTCTGCTCGTTGGATGGTATAAACAGTGCAGACATTGATGTGTTGAAGGAGAACATAAAGCCTGCGGGTTTCTTCAACCAGAAGGCCTCCTATCTGAAAAACATAGCCGCCTTCTTTTGTCAGCACGGTGGTTTTGATGGACTAAATAGGCTTGATACGGCCAGGCTTAGAAAGATGCTTTTGTCGGTTAAGGGTATCGGCAAGGAGACGGCCGACTCTATACTGCTTTATGTCTTTGATAGGCCTATATTTGTGGTTGATGCCTATACAAAGAGGTTGCTAAAAAGACACGGCATTGCCCATGAGGCAGAATATGACCAGATACAGAGGATCTTTATGGAGAATTTGCCTTGCGATGTTGGGCTGTTTAAGGAGTATCACGCATTGATTGTGCGCAACGCCAAGGAGTTCTGCAAAACCAGACCAGACTGCAGCGGTTGTCCGTTGGAGGGGTTGTTGTGA
- a CDS encoding MlaE family ABC transporter permease has product MEMIAAIGRFTIDLIREMGGVFILFVSTIKSLFEKPRLHLTAEQMYFIGVKSTLIVALTSMFVGMVEVLQIYHGFHKFGAESMIGYTVAVSLGRELSPVLTALMIVARNVSAMAAELGTMRVTQQIDALEVMAVNPINFLVAPRVIATTVMLPALVSLSNAIGNIGGYIVGINILGLNPTTYTKNIQIYIETTDLTYGLIKAAVFGLIISLIGCYMGLETRGGSKGVGISTTKAVVAASISVLVADYFLTAFLF; this is encoded by the coding sequence ATGGAGATGATTGCCGCTATTGGCAGGTTTACCATAGACCTCATACGGGAGATGGGCGGTGTGTTCATCCTCTTTGTATCCACCATAAAATCGCTATTTGAGAAACCGAGACTCCATTTAACAGCAGAGCAGATGTATTTTATAGGCGTAAAATCCACCCTCATTGTGGCACTAACCTCGATGTTTGTCGGCATGGTCGAGGTTTTGCAGATCTATCACGGATTCCACAAATTCGGGGCAGAGAGCATGATAGGATACACCGTTGCCGTCTCGCTGGGCAGGGAGCTATCACCCGTTTTAACGGCATTGATGATCGTTGCAAGGAATGTGTCGGCTATGGCAGCAGAGCTTGGCACCATGAGGGTGACACAGCAGATAGACGCCTTAGAGGTCATGGCTGTAAACCCCATAAACTTCCTTGTGGCGCCGAGGGTTATAGCAACAACGGTTATGCTGCCAGCCCTGGTAAGCCTATCAAACGCCATAGGAAACATAGGCGGATACATAGTGGGCATTAACATATTGGGGCTAAACCCCACAACATACACAAAGAACATACAAATTTACATAGAAACAACGGATCTAACATACGGATTGATTAAGGCCGCCGTGTTCGGTCTAATTATATCGCTCATCGGTTGTTATATGGGGCTTGAGACCAGGGGCGGCTCAAAGGGTGTGGGTATATCGACAACAAAGGCCGTGGTGGCAGCAAGTATTTCTGTCCTTGTGGCCGATTACTTCTTAACGGCGTTCCTGTTTTAG